In one Corynebacterium bovis DSM 20582 = CIP 54.80 genomic region, the following are encoded:
- a CDS encoding alpha,alpha-trehalose-phosphate synthase (UDP-forming): protein MDSSSDFVVVANRLPVDRRVDRDGTVSWTPSPGGLVTALRPVLEEHSGAWIGWPGTTTAEDEEPVTTADLPHDNGVTLVPVALSPEDHEAFYEGFSNATLWPLYHDLIVHPEYRPDWWERYVTVNRRFADAAAAEAAEGATVWVQDYQLHLVPGMIRQMRPDVRIGFFLHIPFPAPELFRQLPWRRQVLESTLGADVIGFHTPDSASNFLLTLRALGHDVTVEPEIGDGATFIRGARLPEGSPAAGTVEVDGRTVTVGVFPISIDSAQVNAKANTPESIAAAMSLRQRLGSPKILIAGVDRMDYTKGILHRLEALEMLLDNGDLRADDVCLVQVATPSRERLESYKQTRKLAEQTVSRINGNHGSLGHTVVHYTHAGLPFDEVVALYSAADVMLVTALKDGMNLVAKEYVACHSDGSGALVLSEFTGAATQLTDAYLCNPHDRESVGEALLDAVRSPAVERRRRMSAMWEQVRTHDVHRWAREFLEALG from the coding sequence ATGGACAGCAGCAGTGATTTCGTCGTCGTCGCCAACCGTCTGCCCGTCGACCGTCGGGTCGACCGGGACGGCACCGTCTCCTGGACACCGAGCCCCGGCGGACTCGTCACCGCCCTCCGGCCCGTCCTCGAGGAGCACTCGGGCGCGTGGATCGGCTGGCCGGGGACCACGACCGCCGAGGACGAGGAGCCGGTGACGACCGCCGACCTCCCGCACGACAACGGTGTCACGCTCGTCCCCGTCGCCCTCAGCCCCGAGGACCACGAGGCCTTCTACGAGGGCTTCTCCAACGCCACCCTCTGGCCGCTCTACCACGACCTCATCGTCCACCCGGAGTACCGGCCCGACTGGTGGGAGCGCTACGTCACCGTCAACCGCCGCTTCGCCGACGCCGCGGCCGCCGAGGCCGCCGAGGGGGCGACGGTGTGGGTGCAGGACTACCAGCTCCACCTCGTCCCGGGGATGATCCGGCAGATGCGCCCCGACGTGCGCATCGGCTTCTTCCTCCACATCCCCTTCCCCGCCCCGGAGCTGTTCCGGCAGCTGCCGTGGCGCCGCCAGGTGCTCGAGTCGACGCTCGGCGCGGACGTCATCGGCTTCCACACCCCGGACAGCGCGTCGAACTTCCTGCTCACCCTCCGCGCCCTCGGTCACGACGTGACCGTCGAGCCGGAGATCGGCGACGGTGCGACGTTCATCCGGGGCGCACGGCTGCCGGAGGGCTCCCCCGCCGCCGGGACGGTCGAGGTCGACGGGCGCACGGTCACCGTCGGCGTCTTCCCCATCTCCATCGACTCCGCGCAGGTCAACGCGAAGGCGAACACCCCGGAGTCCATCGCCGCGGCGATGTCGCTGCGGCAGCGCCTCGGCTCCCCGAAGATCCTCATCGCGGGCGTCGACCGGATGGACTACACCAAGGGCATCCTCCACCGGCTCGAGGCGCTCGAGATGCTCCTCGACAACGGCGACCTCCGGGCCGACGACGTCTGCCTCGTCCAGGTCGCCACCCCCTCCCGGGAGCGGCTCGAGTCCTACAAGCAGACCCGGAAGCTCGCGGAGCAGACCGTGTCCCGCATCAACGGCAACCACGGCAGCCTCGGGCACACCGTCGTCCACTACACCCACGCCGGGCTCCCGTTCGACGAGGTCGTCGCGCTGTACTCCGCGGCGGACGTCATGCTCGTCACCGCCCTCAAGGACGGGATGAACCTCGTGGCGAAGGAGTACGTCGCCTGCCACTCCGACGGCTCCGGGGCCCTCGTGCTCAGCGAGTTCACCGGCGCGGCGACGCAGCTCACGGACGCCTACCTGTGCAACCCCCACGACCGGGAGTCCGTCGGCGAGGCCCTCCTCGACGCCGTCCGCAGTCCCGCCGTCGAGCGCCGCCGCCGCATGTCCGCGATGTGGGAGCAGGTCCGGACCCACGACGTCCACCGGTGGGCCCGGGAGTTCCTCGAGGCGCTCGGGTGA
- the otsB gene encoding trehalose-phosphatase: MPQRPASAFDSFTVSDEDIAYLAGVPSLLVACDFDGTLAEFTDEPNTARAVPGAMDALRDLAALPGTTVCVLSGRDLGQLQTVTELPALREPGEDDILLVGSHGAEPAVDGGVTLTDDQKSLLADLGAEAERQAARDEGMWVEYKTFAVGLHERTALDFSIAEEAMQAFHDVAAQREGTTITWGKDILEVAVDGTTKGSYVRHLREELGVDAVLFIGDDVTDETAMEVLDQGEDTEARPDMGVRVGFGATAAQRRVESPTDTAALLRRLADARG, from the coding sequence ATGCCCCAGCGCCCCGCATCGGCCTTCGACAGTTTCACCGTCAGCGACGAGGACATCGCCTATCTCGCGGGGGTCCCCTCACTGCTCGTGGCCTGTGACTTCGACGGCACGCTCGCGGAGTTCACCGACGAGCCGAACACGGCCCGCGCGGTGCCGGGGGCGATGGACGCGCTGCGCGACCTCGCGGCCCTGCCGGGGACGACGGTGTGCGTGCTGTCCGGCCGGGACCTGGGCCAGCTCCAGACCGTCACCGAGCTGCCGGCGCTCCGCGAGCCCGGGGAGGACGACATCCTCCTCGTCGGCAGCCACGGCGCCGAGCCCGCCGTCGACGGCGGGGTGACGCTCACCGACGACCAGAAGTCCCTCCTCGCCGACCTCGGGGCGGAGGCGGAGCGCCAGGCCGCCCGCGACGAGGGGATGTGGGTCGAGTACAAGACCTTCGCCGTGGGCCTCCACGAGCGCACGGCCCTCGACTTCTCCATCGCCGAGGAGGCGATGCAGGCCTTCCACGACGTCGCCGCGCAGCGCGAGGGCACGACGATCACGTGGGGCAAGGACATCCTCGAGGTCGCGGTCGACGGCACGACGAAGGGCTCGTACGTCCGCCACCTCCGCGAGGAGCTGGGGGTCGACGCGGTGCTCTTCATCGGTGACGACGTCACCGACGAGACGGCCATGGAGGTGCTCGACCAGGGGGAGGACACGGAGGCCCGCCCGGACATGGGCGTGCGCGTCGGCTTCGGCGCGACGGCCGCGCAGCGGCGCGTCGAGTCCCCGACGGACACCGCGGCCCTGCTCCGCCGCCTCGCGGACGCCCGGGGCTGA
- a CDS encoding LacI family DNA-binding transcriptional regulator, producing MNTPRTLASLAAELGVSRTTVSNAYNRPDQLSESLRARILAAAERAGYPGPDPTARSLRTRHAGALGVLLTEDLTYAFEDQASLEFMSGVSVACSGRDTSMLLVPAGAETQGDGRAAALVNQAAVDGFIVYSVAADDPFLAAVRGRGVPTVVCDQPADGHDLTFVGIDDREAVRPAVRALVDAGHRRVGVLCIRLAREPNNGPVGPERLAAAQMHVQRSRVEGALAELAAAGVVDVPVVERHINTPETARDAARELLDAHPDLTAVVCTTDSMALGVLDVAGERGLDVPGDLSVTGFDGIPRAVARGVTTVVQPSREKGLASGRALFALLDGEEPPRRRLLGTRFRPGRTVAPPR from the coding sequence GTGAACACCCCCAGAACCCTCGCGTCGCTCGCCGCGGAACTCGGTGTGTCCCGCACCACCGTCTCCAACGCCTACAACCGCCCGGACCAGCTCTCCGAGAGCCTCCGCGCGCGGATCCTCGCGGCCGCCGAGCGCGCCGGGTACCCGGGCCCGGACCCCACCGCGCGGTCCCTGCGCACCCGCCACGCCGGGGCGCTCGGCGTCCTGCTCACCGAGGACCTCACCTACGCCTTCGAGGACCAGGCGTCGCTCGAGTTCATGTCCGGGGTGTCCGTCGCGTGCAGCGGCCGGGACACGTCCATGCTCCTCGTCCCCGCCGGGGCGGAGACCCAGGGCGACGGCCGGGCGGCCGCCCTCGTCAACCAGGCGGCCGTCGACGGGTTCATCGTCTACTCCGTCGCCGCCGACGACCCCTTCCTCGCCGCGGTCCGGGGCCGGGGGGTGCCCACGGTGGTCTGCGACCAGCCCGCCGACGGCCACGACCTCACCTTCGTCGGCATCGACGACCGGGAGGCCGTCCGCCCCGCCGTCCGGGCCCTCGTCGACGCGGGCCACCGCCGGGTCGGCGTCCTGTGCATCCGGCTCGCCCGGGAGCCGAACAACGGGCCCGTCGGCCCGGAGCGGCTCGCGGCGGCGCAGATGCACGTCCAGCGGTCGCGGGTCGAGGGGGCGCTCGCGGAGCTCGCGGCCGCCGGGGTCGTCGACGTGCCCGTCGTCGAGCGGCACATCAACACCCCGGAGACGGCGCGGGACGCCGCCCGGGAACTGCTCGACGCGCACCCGGACCTCACCGCGGTCGTGTGCACGACGGACTCCATGGCGCTCGGCGTCCTCGACGTCGCCGGGGAGCGGGGGCTCGACGTCCCCGGGGACCTGTCCGTCACAGGGTTCGACGGCATCCCGCGCGCCGTGGCCCGGGGCGTGACGACGGTCGTCCAGCCGAGCCGGGAGAAGGGCCTCGCGTCCGGGCGCGCCCTGTTCGCGCTGCTCGACGGGGAGGAGCCGCCGCGCCGGCGGCTCCTGGGGACGCGGTTCCGGCCGGGCCGGACGGTCGCGCCCCCGCGGTGA
- a CDS encoding metal ABC transporter solute-binding protein, Zn/Mn family, with product MTTARLARATTAVLGTLALLTACSQGGTDDTKTVTVVASTSLWGDLAQAVVAGHDGVTVSSVISGTQDDPHEYEPSARDLASVRDADIAVANGAGYDTWFSEAAGDDTELVSALPADDDGTNPHVWFDLDTTSHLADHLAVALHARDDAIPDRATEVTRRIDELKTRAAQLPAGAALLTEPVAADLIEGTPLRNVTPEGYAHATLAEAEPSAADIDAARRLIEDGTVTVLVTNRQSESPAAAQLTKAAEARGVRIVNVNETPDEGQDYFGYVGAVLDGLAGR from the coding sequence ATGACCACAGCACGCCTGGCCCGGGCCACGACAGCGGTGCTCGGCACCCTCGCCCTCCTCACCGCCTGCTCGCAGGGCGGCACCGACGACACGAAGACCGTCACGGTCGTCGCCTCGACCTCCCTGTGGGGCGACCTCGCGCAGGCCGTCGTCGCCGGGCACGACGGCGTCACCGTGTCGAGCGTCATCAGCGGCACGCAGGACGACCCCCACGAGTACGAGCCGAGCGCCCGCGACCTCGCGTCCGTCCGCGACGCCGACATCGCCGTCGCCAACGGCGCGGGCTACGACACGTGGTTCAGCGAGGCCGCCGGCGACGACACCGAGCTCGTCTCCGCCCTCCCCGCCGACGACGACGGCACGAACCCCCACGTGTGGTTCGACCTCGACACGACCTCCCACCTCGCCGACCACCTCGCCGTCGCCCTCCACGCCCGCGACGACGCGATCCCCGACCGGGCGACCGAGGTCACCCGCCGGATCGACGAGCTGAAGACCCGGGCCGCCCAGCTGCCCGCCGGCGCGGCCCTGCTCACCGAGCCCGTCGCCGCCGACCTCATCGAGGGCACGCCGCTGCGCAACGTCACCCCCGAGGGCTACGCCCACGCCACCCTCGCCGAGGCGGAGCCCTCCGCCGCGGACATCGACGCCGCCCGCCGGCTCATCGAGGACGGCACGGTGACGGTCCTCGTCACGAACCGCCAGTCGGAGTCGCCGGCCGCCGCGCAGCTCACGAAGGCCGCGGAGGCCCGGGGCGTGCGCATCGTCAACGTCAACGAGACCCCCGACGAGGGCCAGGACTACTTCGGCTACGTCGGCGCCGTCCTCGACGGCCTCGCCGGCCGGTGA
- a CDS encoding metal ABC transporter ATP-binding protein codes for MTAPVLSLRDAAVAPLWEHLDLDVAPGEWVTVLGPNGAGKTTLLHVVLGTRRLTAGTVTTRGRVGYIPQQRMMGADIPLRARDLVGLSAGHGVLHRRRPAPGTVDAALAAVGALGYADRRVGVLSGGQQQLVRQAQALVDDPDLLLCDEPLLSLDVRAQAETVARLDRRRREHGTAVVCVTHGVEPVRAVTDRVVRLGEV; via the coding sequence GTGACCGCACCGGTCCTCTCCCTCCGGGACGCCGCGGTCGCCCCGCTGTGGGAGCACCTCGACCTCGACGTCGCCCCCGGTGAGTGGGTCACGGTGCTCGGCCCGAACGGGGCCGGGAAGACGACGCTGCTCCACGTCGTCCTCGGCACCCGCCGGCTCACGGCCGGCACGGTGACGACCCGGGGGCGGGTGGGCTACATCCCCCAGCAGCGCATGATGGGCGCGGACATCCCGTTGCGCGCCCGCGACCTCGTCGGACTCTCCGCCGGGCACGGGGTGCTGCACCGGCGGCGCCCCGCCCCGGGGACGGTCGACGCCGCCCTCGCCGCGGTCGGGGCGCTCGGGTACGCGGACCGGCGCGTGGGTGTGCTCTCCGGCGGGCAGCAGCAGCTCGTCCGGCAGGCCCAGGCGCTCGTCGACGACCCCGACCTGCTCCTGTGCGACGAGCCGCTGCTCAGCCTCGACGTCCGCGCCCAGGCGGAGACCGTCGCCCGGCTCGACCGGCGGCGGCGGGAGCACGGCACGGCCGTCGTGTGCGTCACGCACGGCGTCGAGCCCGTCCGGGCGGTCACCGACCGCGTCGTCCGCCTCGGGGAGGTGTGA
- a CDS encoding metal ABC transporter permease yields the protein MDLLGVDFVQHAILASLLLGIVSGALAPLIVMRRMSFAAHATGELALMGAAAALLLGVSVSAGAMLGAVLAAVVLALLGMREQDSTVAVVLAFGTGLSVLFIYLYPGRSSRAMSLLTGQIVGVSGPTLGVLAVVTVVVVVVVALLWRPLLYATVDPVLAAAAGVPVRLLAVVFAALLGVVASQGVQIVGALLLMALLITPGAAAVRVTSNPVVAVLLSAVFATVSAVGGLVASLAPGLPVSPFVTTISFVIYLACRGVAAWRDRRGLPRPRSTRRAR from the coding sequence GTGGACCTGCTCGGCGTGGACTTCGTCCAGCACGCGATCCTCGCGTCGCTGCTGCTCGGCATCGTCTCCGGGGCGCTCGCCCCGCTCATCGTCATGCGGCGGATGAGTTTCGCCGCGCACGCGACGGGGGAGCTCGCGCTCATGGGCGCGGCGGCGGCGCTCCTGCTCGGGGTGAGTGTCTCGGCGGGGGCGATGCTCGGGGCGGTCCTCGCGGCGGTCGTCCTCGCGCTGCTGGGGATGCGGGAGCAGGACTCGACGGTCGCGGTGGTCCTCGCGTTCGGCACCGGGCTGTCGGTGCTGTTCATCTACCTGTACCCGGGGCGCTCGTCGCGGGCGATGTCGCTGCTCACAGGCCAGATCGTGGGGGTGTCCGGGCCGACGCTGGGGGTGTTGGCGGTGGTGACGGTCGTCGTCGTGGTCGTCGTCGCCCTCCTGTGGCGGCCGCTGCTCTACGCGACGGTCGACCCGGTGCTCGCCGCGGCGGCCGGGGTGCCGGTGCGGCTCCTCGCCGTCGTCTTCGCCGCGCTGCTGGGGGTCGTCGCGTCCCAGGGGGTGCAGATCGTCGGGGCGCTGCTGCTCATGGCGCTGCTCATCACGCCCGGGGCGGCGGCGGTGCGGGTGACGTCGAACCCGGTCGTCGCGGTCCTGCTCAGCGCGGTCTTCGCGACGGTCTCCGCGGTCGGCGGGCTCGTCGCCTCCCTCGCCCCGGGGCTGCCGGTGAGCCCGTTCGTCACGACGATCTCGTTCGTCATCTACCTCGCGTGCCGCGGTGTCGCAGCGTGGCGAGACCGACGAGGGCTGCCCCGACCACGATCCACGCGACGAGCACGGTGA
- a CDS encoding membrane protein, with product MKRTLAALVAALTAALCLMLLAFLAPSLNSGPTDVPVAVSGTDSLPGDLDVRTYGSLDEVREAVRHRDAVGGVALGPDGATVVTATGAGQPYPTLLTGVGSGLAAHGTHVTYDEVAPLAAGDPGGTALTVLALPLAFGGMASAAVLSFTMKRRYALRVIGSLAFSVLGGLALAAILQFGFDAVGGSYAELAAVLAVGIAATSMVVLGLEALLGVPGLALGAVLTLFVSNPLSGMATGWQWLPAPWGAVGQAMPIGAAGTAVRSVAYFDGNGMTHAVTVLVAWIVVGAALVGLATLRHRGTRGR from the coding sequence ATGAAACGGACGCTCGCGGCGCTCGTCGCCGCCCTCACCGCAGCCCTGTGCCTCATGCTGCTGGCCTTCCTCGCCCCCTCGCTGAACTCCGGTCCCACGGACGTGCCCGTCGCCGTGAGCGGCACCGACTCCCTGCCCGGGGACCTCGACGTCCGGACGTACGGCTCACTCGACGAGGTCCGTGAGGCCGTGCGCCACCGCGACGCCGTCGGCGGCGTCGCCCTCGGCCCCGACGGCGCGACCGTCGTCACCGCCACCGGCGCCGGCCAGCCCTACCCGACGCTCCTCACGGGCGTCGGCTCCGGTCTCGCGGCGCACGGCACCCACGTGACCTACGACGAGGTCGCGCCGCTCGCCGCGGGCGACCCCGGCGGGACCGCCCTCACCGTCCTCGCCCTCCCGCTCGCCTTCGGCGGCATGGCCTCGGCGGCCGTCCTGTCCTTCACGATGAAGCGGCGCTACGCCCTGCGCGTCATCGGCTCCCTCGCCTTCTCCGTCCTCGGCGGCCTCGCCCTCGCGGCGATCCTCCAGTTCGGCTTCGACGCCGTCGGCGGCAGCTACGCGGAGCTCGCGGCCGTCCTCGCCGTCGGCATCGCCGCGACGTCGATGGTCGTCCTCGGCCTCGAGGCGCTCCTCGGCGTCCCCGGGCTCGCCCTCGGCGCGGTGCTCACCCTGTTCGTGTCCAACCCGCTGTCCGGCATGGCCACCGGGTGGCAGTGGCTGCCGGCCCCGTGGGGCGCGGTCGGCCAGGCTATGCCCATCGGCGCGGCGGGCACCGCCGTCCGCTCCGTCGCCTACTTCGACGGCAACGGCATGACCCACGCCGTCACCGTGCTCGTCGCGTGGATCGTGGTCGGGGCAGCCCTCGTCGGTCTCGCCACGCTGCGACACCGCGGCACGCGAGGTAGATGA
- a CDS encoding TetR/AcrR family transcriptional regulator: MRADAVAKRREILDAAWRLVSDQGVDVPLRAVAQEAGVGIATLYRHFPTRRDLILGLFSEVRDRVADVIDRHRDGWDDDPTATWHSVVHDLAALHTGALATQMMPVAMVDEELMASATPVRDDLQARLATLLDHARAHGFVAADVTPVRFHLGLAALTRPLPATAERLAPGQAEWLVGVYIRGLR, translated from the coding sequence ATGCGGGCAGACGCCGTCGCGAAACGCAGGGAGATCCTCGACGCCGCGTGGAGACTGGTCTCCGACCAGGGGGTCGACGTCCCCCTCCGCGCCGTCGCCCAGGAGGCCGGCGTCGGCATCGCCACGCTCTACCGCCACTTCCCCACCCGCCGCGACCTCATCCTCGGCCTGTTCAGCGAGGTCCGGGACCGCGTCGCCGACGTCATCGACCGGCACCGCGACGGATGGGACGACGACCCCACGGCGACGTGGCACAGCGTCGTCCACGACCTCGCCGCGCTGCACACCGGGGCGCTCGCGACGCAGATGATGCCCGTCGCCATGGTCGACGAGGAGCTCATGGCCTCCGCCACCCCCGTCCGCGACGACCTCCAGGCCCGGCTCGCCACCCTCCTCGACCACGCCCGCGCCCACGGCTTCGTCGCCGCGGACGTCACCCCCGTCCGGTTCCACCTCGGGCTCGCCGCCCTCACCCGCCCCCTGCCCGCCACCGCCGAGCGCCTCGCCCCCGGCCAGGCCGAGTGGCTCGTCGGCGTCTACATCCGCGGGCTGCGCTAG
- a CDS encoding NADH-dependent flavin oxidoreductase: MASPRLFRPLTLPTPDGSGLVVGNRAWIAPMCQYAVDRRDGVPTDWHVQHLGSFAAGGFGLVVAEATAVEARGRISPQDLGLWDDDQVAGHARVVDVIHSQGRAAGVQLGHAGMKASTYPMLPGVDEGRVPAAEGGWPVLTAEEALADRDVVVQAFVDATRRAEEAGYDVVQVHAAHGYLLHQALSPLVGGTSDATLLRDVVTAVREAWPASRPLGVRVSATDWVDGGVTVADTVAALEGLDVSWVDVSSGGLTDGSEIPVGPAYQTPLAAELARGVDDGVVVSAVGLITEPAQAETILVTGLADAVSLGREALRDPHWAMRAARALRVPEDEVPRAPQFWRA; this comes from the coding sequence ATGGCTTCCCCCCGTCTCTTCCGTCCCCTGACCCTCCCGACCCCCGACGGGTCGGGCCTCGTCGTCGGTAACCGCGCGTGGATCGCGCCGATGTGCCAGTACGCCGTCGACCGGCGGGACGGGGTGCCGACCGACTGGCACGTCCAGCACCTCGGCTCCTTCGCCGCGGGCGGGTTCGGCCTCGTCGTGGCGGAGGCGACGGCGGTCGAGGCGCGGGGGCGGATCTCCCCGCAGGACCTCGGGTTGTGGGACGACGACCAGGTCGCCGGCCACGCCCGGGTCGTCGACGTCATCCACTCCCAGGGCCGGGCCGCCGGCGTCCAGCTGGGCCACGCGGGCATGAAGGCCTCGACGTACCCGATGCTGCCGGGGGTGGACGAGGGCCGGGTGCCCGCCGCGGAGGGCGGGTGGCCGGTGCTCACGGCCGAGGAGGCGCTCGCCGACCGGGACGTCGTCGTGCAGGCCTTCGTCGACGCCACGCGGCGGGCGGAGGAGGCGGGCTACGACGTCGTCCAGGTCCACGCCGCCCACGGGTACCTGCTCCACCAGGCGCTCTCGCCGCTGGTCGGGGGGACGTCGGACGCCACGCTGCTCCGCGACGTCGTCACGGCCGTGCGGGAGGCGTGGCCCGCGTCGAGACCCCTGGGGGTGCGGGTGAGCGCGACCGACTGGGTCGACGGCGGGGTCACCGTCGCGGACACGGTCGCGGCGCTGGAGGGGCTCGACGTCTCGTGGGTCGACGTCTCCTCCGGCGGGTTGACGGACGGGTCGGAGATCCCCGTCGGCCCGGCGTACCAGACCCCGCTCGCGGCGGAGCTCGCCCGGGGGGTCGACGACGGGGTGGTCGTCAGCGCCGTGGGGCTCATCACGGAGCCGGCGCAGGCGGAGACGATCCTCGTGACGGGGCTGGCGGACGCGGTGTCGCTCGGCCGGGAGGCGCTGCGTGACCCGCACTGGGCGATGCGCGCCGCCCGGGCGCTGCGGGTGCCGGAGGACGAGGTGCCGCGCGCCCCGCAGTTCTGGCGCGCCTAG